In one Prosthecochloris aestuarii DSM 271 genomic region, the following are encoded:
- a CDS encoding outer membrane protein, producing the protein MKKALSLIMVFLVAVAFSATGYSADKYISGNIGMSWMNNSDIEDAAGIIDILDAEVEMDYGSGLTGTGALGCDYGDYRLEGEVGYQSGDIDGITFDFTNVAEAHGEDIDVFGADLDGDVSVLTLMVNGYYDIDLGGIELSPFVGVGVAKVTISDLKYDGDLIEDAEHPEDLINDLNLDLNETTLAYQAGVVIGIPVADNVMVDARYRYFATTDLTTLALLNTNVDSHSAMLGLRFGL; encoded by the coding sequence ATGAAAAAAGCTCTTTCGCTTATCATGGTATTCCTTGTTGCAGTAGCCTTTTCTGCAACCGGATACAGTGCTGATAAATATATCAGCGGCAATATCGGCATGTCATGGATGAACAATTCTGACATCGAAGATGCAGCAGGAATTATTGATATTCTTGACGCAGAAGTCGAAATGGACTACGGTTCAGGCCTTACAGGAACCGGCGCACTGGGTTGTGACTACGGCGACTACAGGCTGGAAGGTGAAGTCGGCTACCAGAGTGGTGATATCGATGGAATCACGTTTGATTTCACCAACGTTGCCGAGGCGCATGGAGAAGACATTGACGTGTTCGGTGCAGATCTTGACGGTGATGTTTCCGTTCTGACCCTTATGGTCAACGGCTATTACGATATCGATCTTGGCGGCATTGAACTGTCCCCATTTGTTGGTGTCGGCGTTGCAAAAGTTACCATCAGCGACCTCAAGTATGATGGAGATCTCATTGAAGATGCTGAACATCCTGAAGATCTGATCAACGATCTCAACCTTGACCTCAACGAAACCACGCTGGCTTACCAGGCAGGTGTCGTTATCGGTATTCCTGTTGCAGACAACGTGATGGTTGACGCCCGCTACCGTTACTTCGCAACCACAGACCTGACAACCCTTGCGCTTCTCAACACCAACGTTGACAGCCACAGCGCTATGCTCGGTCTGCGCTTCGGCCTTTAA
- a CDS encoding outer membrane protein, producing the protein MKKALSLVMVFLVAVAFSATGYSADKYISGNIGISWLNDYESSESRDGSFIPNTGLFEFGSGLTLAAAFGCDYGDYRAEAEIGYQSGDVDTFAFGTGERDPFAMDMTGDVTILSIMGNGYYDIALGSDVELFLMAGAGFAQVNFDDVAAAEEEQMMGPNLALNVTEVAFAYQIGAGLALPVSDGIMLEAKYRYFATTDFTVSDDFDLPLNGIEDTEWVGNIESHSAMLGMRVML; encoded by the coding sequence ATGAAAAAAGCACTATCACTCGTGATGGTATTTCTTGTTGCCGTAGCATTTTCCGCTACAGGCTACAGCGCTGACAAATACATCAGCGGTAATATCGGCATTTCCTGGCTCAACGACTATGAGAGCTCAGAGTCACGTGACGGCTCTTTTATACCAAACACCGGTCTTTTTGAATTCGGCAGCGGCCTGACACTTGCAGCAGCATTCGGCTGTGATTACGGCGACTACCGTGCTGAAGCTGAAATCGGCTACCAGTCCGGCGATGTTGACACCTTCGCGTTTGGAACAGGTGAGAGGGATCCTTTTGCTATGGATATGACCGGCGATGTCACTATTCTGTCGATCATGGGTAATGGCTACTACGACATTGCTCTTGGCAGCGATGTAGAACTCTTCCTCATGGCCGGTGCAGGCTTTGCACAGGTCAACTTTGATGATGTTGCTGCTGCTGAAGAAGAACAGATGATGGGACCAAACCTTGCACTGAACGTCACCGAAGTTGCTTTTGCATACCAGATCGGTGCAGGCCTTGCTCTTCCCGTCAGTGACGGCATCATGCTCGAAGCAAAATACCGCTACTTCGCCACAACTGATTTCACCGTCAGCGATGATTTTGACCTTCCTCTCAACGGTATAGAAGACACCGAATGGGTTGGAAATATCGAGAGCCACAGCGCAATGCTCGGTATGAGAGTCATGCTCTGA
- a CDS encoding isoprenyl transferase: protein MDFSTSLTPHWFKTTSNSEDSVAQQDLKLHCQLPRHIAVIMDGNGRWAKENGKSRIEGHIAGVESVRDIVEACAQLQIAYLTLFTFSTENWKRPEKEISALMQLLIKVLRKEAIKLHENNIRLHVIGNIERLPEKVQQTLNETIALTAKNTGLTLSIALSYSGKWDILQACRKIAEEAAAGALDPKKINEQLIESYLSTRAIPDPELLIRTSGELRISNFLLWQSAYSEIFFTRTYWPEFRRKQLYEAIRDFSARERRFGLTSEQLKDNKAR from the coding sequence ATGGATTTTTCTACCTCATTGACCCCCCACTGGTTTAAAACAACATCGAATTCCGAGGACAGCGTTGCGCAACAGGACCTGAAACTGCACTGTCAGCTCCCCCGCCATATCGCCGTCATCATGGACGGGAATGGACGATGGGCCAAAGAAAACGGAAAATCACGCATTGAAGGCCATATCGCAGGCGTCGAATCGGTTCGCGACATTGTCGAAGCCTGCGCACAGCTTCAGATCGCCTATCTGACTCTTTTCACCTTTTCAACTGAAAACTGGAAAAGACCGGAAAAAGAGATTTCCGCTCTCATGCAGCTTCTGATCAAGGTGCTCCGCAAAGAAGCCATAAAACTGCATGAAAACAATATCCGGCTTCACGTCATCGGCAATATCGAAAGGCTTCCCGAAAAAGTTCAGCAGACGCTCAACGAAACGATCGCGCTTACCGCAAAGAATACGGGGCTCACACTCAGTATTGCGTTGAGTTATAGTGGAAAATGGGATATCTTACAGGCGTGCAGAAAAATAGCTGAAGAGGCGGCGGCGGGTGCGCTCGATCCGAAAAAAATCAACGAACAACTGATCGAGTCTTATCTTTCAACCCGTGCAATCCCGGACCCTGAGCTCCTGATCCGGACGAGCGGAGAGCTGCGGATAAGCAACTTTCTCCTTTGGCAAAGTGCCTATTCAGAAATATTTTTCACGAGAACATACTGGCCGGAATTCCGTCGCAAGCAACTCTATGAAGCGATACGGGATTTCAGTGCGAGGGAAAGACGTTTTGGCCTCACCAGTGAACAACTCAAAGACAATAAAGCCCGGTAA
- the bamA gene encoding outer membrane protein assembly factor BamA, with the protein MKQQRSFQSFQTLLLLLFFTITMVPGNLYAQQRQNTRPAPTYRVADISFEGLQSMSTEELTKSLPLKRGDSISIPGAEIPLAIQYLWQQNIFSDIQVKQKMQPANSVALTFVVIELPVLDQVIFKGNEKFDAKKLQGIAALKTGRQLNEQSLITAKNAITKAYEDKGYSRARVSYEIKKLSGNQVAALFEIDENEKVVIEKIRFHGNNAFSDGKLRGIFKETSQNSWWKKVFGEPKLDTRAFDEDKQLLVNFYRDNGYRDIKIISDSISYTQNRKGLLIDIYIEEGPVYHIRNVTWNGNTKDFASTETLNYVFGIKKGDIYDATKIQERLNFSQNNRDIGSLYLDRGYLSFRSRLEEQVVQPDSIDLNIYLREGEQFRLGKINIKGNTKTKDQIIRRELRTVPGEMFSRKDVVRSVREISMLNYFAPEEIRPDIEPNEKNNTVDITYNVTERQTDTFNASVGYSGNIGFTGALGVTFNNFSLEDLFSGESWDPLPHGDGQQLGFQWQFGDEDYQNISLNFTEPWAFGTPTSVGFSVFSVKRNYDIYDDGEDTSSNNLIKQYGASLNIGKRLSWPDDYFSINWKLKYLHSEGQLLSFVEADDLPEKADEFSITQTITRNSIDNPIYPRRGSKNSLSAQLAGGPLPGSVDFYKFIGSSSWYFHLGNDFVLNASTQHGYLGTFSDEDYFPYTESFYMGGSGLSSLSTVPLRGYDDRSIGDLNNNTDLYTGRVYSKFTTELRYPLTLSPAASVFALAFFEAGNLWEDPSDFSYSDLKKSAGIGLRLYLPIIGLVGLDYGYGFDSVASNPDADNQGWNFIFSFGQFAN; encoded by the coding sequence ATGAAACAACAGCGATCATTTCAGTCATTTCAGACCCTTCTGCTCCTGCTTTTCTTCACCATAACCATGGTACCGGGAAATCTTTATGCACAGCAGAGACAGAACACCAGACCCGCCCCGACCTACAGGGTTGCTGATATCTCGTTTGAAGGCCTTCAGTCGATGAGCACAGAAGAACTGACCAAAAGTCTGCCGCTGAAACGAGGCGATAGCATATCAATCCCTGGAGCCGAAATTCCTCTTGCCATTCAGTATCTCTGGCAGCAGAACATTTTCAGCGACATTCAGGTCAAACAGAAGATGCAACCCGCCAACTCGGTCGCTCTGACCTTTGTCGTTATTGAGCTACCCGTCCTTGACCAGGTCATATTCAAAGGAAACGAAAAGTTTGACGCCAAAAAGCTACAGGGAATCGCTGCGCTGAAAACCGGACGTCAGCTCAATGAGCAGAGCCTTATCACAGCAAAAAACGCCATCACCAAAGCCTATGAAGATAAGGGGTATTCGAGAGCCCGCGTATCGTATGAAATCAAAAAGCTTTCAGGCAATCAGGTCGCAGCACTCTTCGAAATCGACGAGAATGAGAAAGTCGTTATCGAAAAGATCCGTTTTCACGGCAACAACGCGTTCAGTGACGGCAAACTAAGAGGGATCTTCAAGGAAACCAGCCAGAACTCGTGGTGGAAAAAAGTTTTCGGCGAACCAAAGCTCGACACAAGAGCCTTTGACGAAGACAAACAGCTCCTGGTGAATTTTTATCGCGACAACGGCTACCGTGACATTAAAATCATCAGCGATTCTATCTCATATACTCAGAACAGGAAAGGTCTGCTGATCGATATTTATATCGAAGAAGGACCGGTCTACCATATCAGAAATGTCACCTGGAACGGCAATACCAAGGATTTTGCCTCCACCGAAACTCTTAACTATGTCTTCGGGATCAAAAAGGGCGACATCTACGATGCAACAAAAATCCAGGAACGCCTCAACTTCTCCCAGAACAACCGTGACATCGGCTCGCTCTATCTTGACAGGGGCTACCTCTCATTCCGATCAAGACTCGAAGAACAGGTCGTCCAGCCCGACTCGATCGATCTGAACATCTATCTCAGAGAAGGCGAGCAGTTCAGACTGGGTAAAATCAATATCAAAGGCAACACCAAGACCAAAGATCAGATTATCCGCAGAGAACTCAGGACGGTACCCGGCGAAATGTTCAGCCGGAAAGATGTCGTCAGAAGCGTCAGGGAAATATCCATGCTGAACTACTTCGCCCCCGAAGAGATCAGACCTGATATTGAACCGAATGAAAAAAACAATACCGTCGATATCACCTACAACGTGACTGAACGCCAGACCGACACCTTCAACGCTTCGGTCGGCTACAGCGGCAATATAGGATTCACCGGAGCCCTTGGCGTCACCTTCAATAATTTCTCGCTCGAAGACCTCTTCAGTGGTGAATCGTGGGATCCCCTGCCTCATGGCGATGGCCAGCAGCTCGGATTCCAGTGGCAGTTCGGCGATGAGGACTATCAGAATATTTCGCTGAACTTCACCGAACCATGGGCATTTGGAACCCCTACCTCTGTAGGCTTCTCGGTCTTCAGCGTCAAGAGAAACTACGACATCTATGATGATGGAGAAGACACCAGTTCAAACAACCTCATCAAGCAGTATGGCGCATCGCTCAATATCGGCAAACGCCTCTCCTGGCCGGACGACTACTTCTCGATCAACTGGAAGCTGAAATACCTGCATAGTGAAGGACAGCTATTAAGTTTTGTCGAGGCAGATGATCTTCCGGAAAAAGCAGACGAGTTCTCGATCACGCAGACCATTACGCGAAACAGTATCGATAATCCGATCTATCCACGACGAGGCAGTAAAAACTCCCTTTCCGCCCAGCTTGCCGGCGGCCCTCTCCCCGGCTCGGTTGATTTCTACAAGTTCATCGGCTCATCCAGCTGGTACTTTCATCTGGGTAACGATTTCGTGCTGAACGCCTCAACCCAGCACGGCTACCTCGGAACGTTCAGCGACGAGGACTACTTCCCTTACACAGAGTCGTTCTACATGGGCGGCAGCGGCCTGTCATCCCTGTCAACCGTTCCGTTGAGAGGCTACGACGACCGCTCAATAGGAGATCTTAATAACAACACTGACCTCTACACAGGCAGAGTCTACTCCAAGTTCACCACCGAGCTGCGCTATCCGCTCACGCTTTCACCTGCAGCAAGTGTTTTTGCTCTTGCATTTTTTGAAGCAGGCAACCTCTGGGAAGACCCGTCAGACTTCTCATACAGCGACCTGAAGAAGTCAGCAGGTATCGGCCTGAGGCTCTATCTGCCGATCATCGGCCTTGTAGGACTTGACTACGGCTACGGTTTCGACTCCGTTGCAAGCAACCCGGACGCCGACAATCAGGGCTGGAACTTTATCTTCAGCTTCGGTCAGTTCGCCAATTGA
- a CDS encoding bifunctional nuclease family protein — translation MDKLQVDILGLSTSPHTNGAYALILYEIEGKRKLPIIIGGFEAQAIALKLENIKPPRPFTHDLFKNIADTFGLIVKEVVIDELHNETFYAKVVCEVEGEVREVDARPSDAIALAVRFEAPIFVSEEIMNEAGILDEQKGDGGEEPVEKEAEEMASPPPTATQRSQQDLEQKLQDAIDNEEYEEAARLRDEITRLQKNEGS, via the coding sequence ATGGATAAACTTCAGGTAGATATACTCGGTCTTTCAACCAGCCCGCATACCAATGGCGCTTACGCGCTCATTCTTTACGAGATTGAAGGCAAACGCAAACTGCCTATTATTATCGGTGGTTTTGAGGCTCAGGCAATTGCGCTTAAACTTGAAAATATCAAGCCTCCCCGGCCATTTACCCATGATCTGTTCAAAAATATCGCAGACACGTTTGGATTGATTGTCAAGGAGGTTGTGATCGATGAGCTGCACAATGAGACTTTCTATGCTAAAGTGGTGTGCGAGGTAGAGGGGGAAGTCCGCGAGGTTGATGCACGTCCCAGTGACGCTATTGCGCTTGCTGTACGTTTTGAGGCACCGATCTTTGTCTCTGAAGAGATCATGAACGAGGCAGGTATTCTTGATGAGCAGAAAGGTGATGGTGGGGAAGAACCGGTTGAAAAAGAAGCTGAAGAAATGGCTTCGCCACCACCAACCGCCACACAACGTTCGCAGCAGGATCTGGAGCAGAAGCTGCAGGACGCTATCGATAATGAGGAGTATGAAGAGGCGGCCCGGCTGCGTGACGAGATAACTCGTCTTCAGAAGAATGAGGGGTCGTAA
- the gatA gene encoding Asp-tRNA(Asn)/Glu-tRNA(Gln) amidotransferase subunit GatA, translating to MQFSSYRDLREKLLAREMSCEAVVTAYLQRIEATRDRNIYISVFYDEALRQARSLDRKLDAGETPGKLFGMPMAIKDNISIEGTGLTCASKILSNYTAVYDATVIRRLKEEDAVFLGKVNMDEFAMGSSNENSSFGPVPNPYDSTKVPGGSSGGSAAAVAGDLALVALGSDTGGSVRQPAGFCNVVGLKPTYGRISRYGVVAFGSSFDQIGILSKNADDAAAVLGVIAGNDGSDATSSHNQVPDYAAEMEGVSLRGLKIGIPKEYFPESLNSDVASVIQERLDLLRSLGAEMIPITLPESDYAIAAYYILTTAEASSNLARFDGARYGYRSEKSSDLTDMYVNSRTEGFGEEVKRRIMLGTYVLSAGYYDTYYKKAQQVRRVFLNRYREALANVDVIAGPTSPFPPFGIGDKMDDPLEMYLADVFTVPASIAGIPALSVPVGFDSSGLPVGMQLIGNFFEEGKLLGTARAVQNAGKV from the coding sequence GTGCAATTTTCCTCATACCGTGATCTGAGAGAGAAACTGCTGGCACGGGAGATGAGCTGCGAGGCTGTTGTGACGGCCTACCTGCAGCGCATCGAAGCGACCCGTGACAGAAACATTTACATTTCTGTTTTTTATGATGAAGCCCTTCGGCAAGCCAGATCGCTTGACCGTAAGCTTGATGCCGGCGAAACGCCGGGTAAGCTTTTCGGTATGCCTATGGCGATCAAGGATAACATCTCTATCGAAGGCACCGGTCTGACTTGTGCGTCGAAGATCCTTTCCAATTATACTGCCGTGTATGACGCAACTGTTATCCGACGCCTGAAGGAGGAGGATGCGGTGTTTCTCGGCAAGGTCAATATGGATGAGTTCGCCATGGGAAGTTCGAATGAAAACTCATCATTCGGACCCGTTCCCAATCCGTATGACAGCACGAAGGTTCCCGGAGGTAGTTCAGGGGGATCGGCTGCAGCAGTGGCCGGCGATCTGGCCCTTGTAGCCCTCGGGTCGGATACCGGCGGATCTGTCCGCCAGCCAGCCGGGTTCTGTAATGTTGTGGGGCTGAAGCCGACCTATGGAAGAATTTCCCGCTATGGCGTGGTCGCGTTCGGTTCTTCTTTTGATCAGATCGGTATTCTGTCAAAGAATGCCGACGATGCGGCCGCTGTTCTTGGCGTTATTGCGGGTAATGACGGGAGCGACGCGACCTCATCCCATAATCAGGTGCCTGATTATGCCGCTGAAATGGAAGGTGTTTCGCTCAGAGGGCTTAAAATCGGTATTCCGAAAGAGTATTTTCCCGAGAGTCTCAACAGTGATGTCGCTTCGGTTATTCAGGAGCGTCTGGATCTGCTCCGTTCGCTCGGTGCTGAAATGATTCCTATTACGCTGCCAGAGAGCGACTATGCTATTGCGGCATATTACATTCTGACAACCGCTGAGGCTTCATCCAATCTTGCACGGTTCGACGGTGCCCGGTACGGGTATCGCTCTGAGAAGTCTTCGGACCTGACCGACATGTACGTGAACTCCAGGACTGAGGGGTTTGGTGAGGAGGTCAAACGCCGGATCATGCTGGGTACCTATGTGCTTTCGGCAGGCTATTATGATACCTATTACAAAAAAGCACAGCAGGTCAGAAGGGTGTTTCTCAACCGATATCGCGAAGCGCTGGCCAACGTCGATGTCATTGCTGGTCCTACGTCGCCTTTTCCTCCTTTTGGCATAGGCGATAAGATGGATGATCCTCTTGAAATGTATCTTGCCGATGTGTTTACCGTTCCTGCAAGTATCGCGGGCATTCCTGCACTGAGCGTTCCTGTCGGTTTCGACAGTTCCGGCCTTCCAGTCGGGATGCAGCTGATCGGTAATTTCTTTGAAGAGGGGAAACTGCTCGGTACGGCAAGGGCCGTTCAGAATGCCGGAAAGGTATAA
- a CDS encoding electron transfer flavoprotein subunit alpha/FixB family protein — protein sequence MHSLLVVLEQQNGILRRSSCDLFRYATSLKRQNQDLMLQGVVIGPLAGDEPIKAFSSDERIVHIDEPQLSLYQPDGYIAVLDSFVAETGATRVLFADSAFGADCAARLAALLNCDLLTHCGDIRFIDGHVEADTAWYAGSVSATMVSEGECAVMTVIGRGGSRSERESKPPEITKKTLAGLESSSWNPVVDAFLAAPDEKQDITEASIIIAGGRGMGGAEGFEMLESLACVVGGRVGASRSAVDEEWRPHSDQIGQTGKTVVPRLYVACGISGAVQHLAGMSGAATVIAINSDADAPIFSASDYGIVGDVADIVPRLEALIRERIGKK from the coding sequence ATGCATTCTCTTCTTGTTGTGCTTGAACAGCAGAATGGTATTCTGAGGAGGTCTTCATGTGATCTTTTTAGGTATGCGACCTCCCTGAAGCGGCAAAATCAGGATCTTATGCTTCAAGGTGTTGTGATCGGACCTCTTGCCGGTGATGAGCCTATCAAGGCTTTTTCATCCGATGAGAGGATTGTTCATATCGATGAGCCACAGCTTTCGCTCTATCAGCCTGACGGATACATTGCTGTTCTTGACTCTTTTGTGGCTGAAACAGGGGCGACACGTGTTCTTTTTGCTGACAGCGCGTTCGGAGCCGATTGCGCTGCGCGCCTGGCTGCACTGCTCAATTGCGATCTTTTGACGCATTGCGGAGATATTCGTTTCATTGACGGTCATGTTGAGGCAGATACAGCCTGGTATGCCGGAAGTGTATCGGCTACCATGGTATCAGAAGGGGAGTGTGCTGTCATGACGGTAATCGGCAGGGGCGGCTCACGGTCTGAGAGGGAGAGCAAGCCGCCGGAGATCACGAAGAAAACTCTTGCAGGATTGGAAAGCAGTTCATGGAACCCTGTGGTTGACGCTTTTCTTGCAGCGCCTGATGAGAAGCAGGATATCACGGAAGCCTCTATTATTATTGCAGGTGGTCGTGGTATGGGGGGAGCCGAAGGATTTGAGATGCTCGAATCGCTGGCCTGTGTGGTCGGAGGGCGCGTAGGAGCCAGCAGAAGTGCGGTTGACGAAGAGTGGCGCCCTCATTCGGATCAGATAGGACAGACCGGAAAAACTGTTGTTCCTCGTCTCTATGTGGCCTGTGGTATTTCCGGGGCTGTGCAGCATCTTGCAGGTATGTCAGGTGCAGCAACGGTTATCGCTATCAACAGCGATGCGGATGCCCCTATATTTTCAGCTTCTGATTACGGTATTGTCGGAGATGTCGCAGATATAGTGCCCCGACTTGAAGCCCTGATCAGGGAACGCATCGGAAAGAAATGA